The Yersinia intermedia genome window below encodes:
- the fucK gene encoding L-fuculokinase, with product MKRDVVIVLDCGATNIRAIAVDPQGVVVAKAVMPNHSQPDPANPQWQLWPLDGILHSFAQCCRQLMPQIHQDKIHGMTVTTFGVDGALVDANGKMLYPIISWKCPRTVAVMESISRYMSAEKLQQISGIGQFSFNTLYKLIWLQENRPDLVEQAHAWLFISSLINHRLTGEFTTDRTMAGTSQLLDVKREQFSSTILQKIGIHADLFPPMVAAGEIIGQLLPDIAAELGLPAGLPVISAGHDTQFALFGSGADLDQPVLSSGTWEILMVRTPKVNTTLLPQFAGSTCELDSCPTLFNPGLQWLASGVLEWVRQLYWHDEASAEVYQQMISEAGAIVPGANGVRMNCNLLGSAQHHQSGGWQGVSLAARRGHFYRSALESLAWQLKSNLSLLEEIGEFRTRELLLVGGGSRNTLWNQIKADVLNLPIKVIDEAETTVLGAALFVWSATGYYRSAEQAREQVNYRYQYYQPGEQQPLYQALSDSPYPIIEGAIHA from the coding sequence ATGAAGCGCGATGTGGTCATCGTTCTAGATTGCGGCGCAACCAATATCCGGGCGATCGCAGTCGATCCTCAAGGCGTGGTGGTAGCAAAAGCGGTAATGCCCAACCACAGCCAACCCGATCCGGCTAATCCACAATGGCAGTTGTGGCCGCTCGATGGGATCTTGCACAGTTTCGCTCAGTGTTGCCGCCAATTAATGCCACAGATTCATCAGGATAAGATCCATGGCATGACTGTCACTACCTTCGGTGTAGACGGTGCATTGGTAGATGCCAACGGCAAAATGCTGTACCCCATTATCAGTTGGAAATGCCCGCGTACCGTGGCGGTGATGGAGAGTATCTCCCGCTATATGTCTGCTGAAAAGTTACAGCAAATATCCGGTATCGGTCAGTTCAGTTTTAACACCTTATACAAGTTGATTTGGTTACAGGAAAATCGCCCCGATTTAGTTGAACAAGCCCATGCCTGGCTGTTTATTTCATCTTTAATCAACCATCGCCTCACCGGGGAATTTACCACCGACCGCACCATGGCTGGCACCAGCCAACTGTTGGATGTCAAACGTGAGCAATTCAGCAGCACGATTTTACAAAAGATAGGTATTCACGCTGATTTATTCCCACCGATGGTGGCCGCCGGTGAAATCATTGGTCAACTATTGCCAGATATCGCCGCTGAGTTAGGGTTACCCGCGGGTTTGCCGGTGATATCAGCCGGTCACGATACCCAGTTTGCACTATTTGGTTCGGGTGCCGATTTGGATCAACCGGTGCTGTCATCCGGTACTTGGGAAATCCTGATGGTTCGGACTCCAAAAGTGAATACGACGCTATTGCCACAATTTGCCGGTTCCACTTGTGAACTTGATAGCTGCCCAACGTTGTTTAACCCTGGTTTGCAATGGCTGGCTTCAGGGGTATTAGAATGGGTGCGGCAGTTGTACTGGCATGATGAAGCCAGTGCCGAGGTCTACCAGCAAATGATTAGCGAGGCCGGGGCTATCGTGCCTGGGGCAAATGGCGTACGCATGAATTGCAACCTGCTGGGCAGTGCTCAGCATCACCAATCGGGCGGCTGGCAAGGAGTCTCGCTGGCGGCGCGCCGCGGGCACTTTTACCGTTCTGCGTTGGAAAGCCTTGCCTGGCAGTTAAAAAGCAATTTGTCATTACTCGAAGAAATTGGTGAATTCCGTACCCGCGAACTGCTGCTGGTTGGCGGCGGTAGCCGTAATACCTTGTGGAACCAGATCAAAGCCGATGTGCTCAATCTGCCCATCAAAGTGATCGATGAAGCTGAAACCACGGTTTTGGGGGCGGCGTTGTTTGTTTGGAGTGCCACTGGCTATTACCGCAGTGCTGAACAAGCGCGGGAGCAGGTCAATTACCGCTATCAATACTATCAGCCTGGCGAGCAACAACCGCTTTATCAGGCACTGAGCGACAGCCCATATCCCATTATTGAAGGAGCCATTCATGCTTAA
- a CDS encoding L-ribulose-5-phosphate 4-epimerase, with protein sequence MLEQLKQQVFEANLALPKYKLVTFTWGNVSGIDRERGLVVIKPSGVEYDTMSVNDMVVVDLATGEVVEGNKKPSSDTDTHLVLYRAFPEIGGIVHTHSRHATIWAQAGMSLSALGTTHADYFYGPIPCTRLMTDAEIAGDYEYETGNVIVETFAHQALSAGEIPAVLVNGHGPFAWGSNAASAVHNAVVLEEIAYMNLFTHQLQPAVANMQQTLLDKHYLRKHGAKAYYGQ encoded by the coding sequence ATGTTAGAACAATTAAAACAGCAGGTTTTTGAGGCTAATTTAGCGTTACCGAAATATAAATTAGTCACGTTTACTTGGGGGAATGTTAGTGGTATTGATCGCGAGCGCGGGTTGGTGGTGATTAAACCTTCCGGTGTTGAATACGATACCATGAGTGTGAATGACATGGTGGTGGTGGATTTGGCAACCGGTGAGGTGGTGGAGGGAAATAAAAAACCTTCTTCTGATACCGATACTCATCTGGTGCTATATCGGGCCTTTCCCGAAATAGGTGGTATTGTCCACACCCATTCTCGCCATGCCACCATTTGGGCGCAGGCGGGAATGTCGCTCTCAGCATTAGGCACAACCCATGCTGATTATTTCTATGGTCCCATCCCATGCACCCGCCTTATGACTGATGCCGAAATTGCCGGTGACTATGAATATGAAACCGGCAATGTCATTGTCGAAACCTTTGCCCATCAGGCGTTAAGTGCGGGGGAAATTCCGGCGGTTCTGGTTAATGGTCATGGCCCGTTTGCCTGGGGTAGCAATGCGGCCAGTGCCGTGCATAACGCGGTAGTGCTGGAAGAGATTGCTTATATGAACCTGTTTACCCATCAGCTTCAGCCAGCAGTAGCTAACATGCAGCAAACATTGTTGGATAAACACTATCTGCGCAAGCATGGTGCAAAAGCCTATTACGGTCAGTAA
- the fucU gene encoding L-fucose mutarotase: MLKTISPLLSPQLLKTLAEMGHGDEIIFSDAHFPAHAIGKNGGPLVIHADGLSVSALLAATIPLFELDSYAPPLVMMAAVAGDTLDASVEKRYLHALFGSQEALPVERIDRFAFYQRAQQAYAIVITGETAKYGNILLKKGVTPVF, from the coding sequence ATGCTTAAAACCATCTCGCCATTACTGTCACCACAACTGCTAAAAACACTGGCGGAAATGGGGCACGGTGATGAAATAATCTTTTCGGATGCCCATTTCCCGGCGCACGCGATTGGAAAAAACGGTGGCCCATTGGTGATTCATGCCGATGGCTTATCTGTTAGTGCATTGCTAGCAGCCACCATTCCGCTATTTGAACTGGACAGCTACGCACCACCATTGGTGATGATGGCAGCGGTGGCAGGCGACACCCTTGATGCCTCAGTTGAAAAACGCTATTTACACGCCTTGTTTGGTAGCCAGGAAGCGTTGCCAGTAGAGCGCATTGATCGTTTTGCGTTTTACCAGCGCGCTCAGCAAGCCTATGCCATCGTCATCACCGGAGAGACCGCCAAGTACGGCAATATTCTGTTAAAGAAAGGGGTGACGCCTGTTTTTTAA
- the fucP gene encoding L-fucose:H+ symporter permease translates to MEVSDEGIMGNILIQTDSTKISASVSDESANKKRYLIPFALLCSLFFLWAVANNLNDILLPQFQQAFTLTNFQAGLIQSSFYFGYFLIPIPAGILMKRFSYKAGIITGLLFYAFGAALFWPAAETMNYTLFLIGLFIIAAGLGCLETAANPFVTVLGPEKTGHFRINLAQTFNSFGAIIAVVFGQSLILSNVPHQTQEVLDKLSAADLNSYHHSLVKAVQLPYLIIVAVVIFVALLILITRFPAIKSESDDTHNGSFFASLPRLLKITHWRWAVLAQFCYVGAQTACWSYLIRYAIEELPNITPGYAANYLTATMVCFFIGRFSGTWLITRFAPEKVLAAYAFISMLLCIISAAFGGHIGLLALTLCSMFMSIQYPTIFSLGIKNLNQDTKYGASIIVMTIVGGGIVTPIMGLVSDAAGNIPTAEIIPALCFAIIFIFAKYKTVPVN, encoded by the coding sequence ATTGAAGTATCTGACGAGGGCATTATGGGAAATATTTTAATACAAACAGATAGCACTAAAATTTCCGCCTCGGTAAGTGACGAGTCGGCAAATAAAAAAAGATATCTGATTCCTTTCGCATTACTGTGCTCACTGTTCTTCCTTTGGGCAGTAGCAAACAACCTAAATGATATTTTGTTGCCTCAGTTTCAGCAGGCGTTCACCCTGACCAACTTCCAAGCTGGGCTGATTCAATCCTCCTTCTATTTTGGCTACTTCTTGATCCCAATACCTGCCGGGATCCTGATGAAAAGGTTTAGCTATAAGGCGGGGATCATTACCGGATTACTGTTCTATGCCTTCGGGGCGGCGTTGTTCTGGCCGGCTGCCGAGACGATGAATTACACCTTGTTTTTAATTGGTTTATTTATTATTGCTGCCGGTTTAGGTTGCCTGGAAACGGCCGCCAATCCTTTTGTTACCGTATTGGGGCCAGAAAAAACCGGCCACTTTCGTATTAACCTAGCACAGACCTTTAACTCTTTCGGTGCCATTATTGCAGTGGTGTTCGGCCAAAGCTTAATACTCTCCAATGTGCCCCACCAAACACAAGAAGTGCTGGATAAATTGTCTGCTGCGGATTTGAATAGTTATCATCATAGTTTAGTAAAAGCTGTTCAATTACCCTATCTGATTATTGTTGCGGTGGTGATTTTTGTTGCGTTATTAATTTTGATTACCCGTTTCCCAGCAATAAAAAGTGAATCGGATGATACGCATAACGGTTCTTTCTTTGCATCACTACCACGGTTATTAAAGATAACACATTGGCGCTGGGCAGTATTAGCACAGTTCTGTTATGTCGGCGCACAAACCGCATGTTGGAGTTATTTAATTCGCTATGCCATTGAAGAGTTACCTAATATTACACCGGGATATGCAGCTAATTATTTAACGGCCACCATGGTATGTTTCTTTATCGGCCGATTCAGTGGTACCTGGTTAATTACTCGCTTCGCTCCAGAGAAGGTTTTAGCCGCTTATGCATTTATCTCTATGTTGTTATGTATTATCTCTGCAGCTTTCGGCGGACACATTGGGTTATTAGCACTCACCTTGTGCAGTATGTTTATGTCAATCCAATACCCAACCATATTTTCATTAGGCATTAAGAATCTAAATCAAGACACTAAATATGGTGCATCTATTATTGTTATGACTATTGTCGGGGGTGGCATCGTCACCCCAATTATGGGATTAGTTAGCGATGCAGCAGGGAACATACCTACGGCTGAAATTATCCCTGCTTTATGCTTTGCCATTATCTTTATTTTCGCCAAGTACAAAACGGTTCCCGTTAATTAA
- the fucR gene encoding L-fucose operon activator, with protein sequence MALLTERIMKASRHQKILQHIKQHETLTTADLAQLLEVSQETIRRDLNELQAQGLIIRQHGRAKSIKRATKDSGDPFTTRLKSHLSSKASIADHALSLIDSGMVIALDASSTCWYLAKKLPDIDITVFTNSVRICQELVKHQNIELISAGGRLQRKYACYVNPALFSLLKTIEIDLFIFSCEGIDADGILWDSNPFNAEFKTMLLKRATQSILLIDKSKMCRTGEVKIGTLDDVEQVISNVDAE encoded by the coding sequence ATGGCTTTGCTGACGGAGAGGATCATGAAAGCGTCTCGTCACCAGAAAATCCTGCAACATATCAAACAACATGAAACGCTGACAACCGCCGATCTGGCTCAGTTACTTGAAGTCAGCCAAGAGACCATTCGCCGTGACTTGAACGAGTTACAGGCGCAAGGGCTGATCATCCGCCAGCACGGGCGCGCCAAAAGCATTAAGCGTGCCACCAAAGACAGCGGCGATCCTTTTACCACCCGCCTAAAAAGTCACCTGTCCAGCAAAGCCAGCATTGCTGACCATGCCCTGTCACTGATTGACAGTGGAATGGTGATCGCATTGGATGCTAGTTCCACCTGCTGGTATTTAGCCAAAAAGCTGCCCGATATCGATATAACGGTGTTTACCAATAGTGTACGGATTTGCCAGGAATTGGTGAAACACCAAAATATTGAGTTGATCAGTGCCGGTGGCCGCTTACAGCGTAAATATGCCTGCTACGTTAATCCCGCACTCTTTTCACTGCTAAAAACCATCGAAATTGATCTGTTTATTTTCTCGTGCGAAGGTATTGATGCCGATGGCATCTTATGGGATTCAAACCCGTTTAATGCCGAATTTAAGACCATGCTGTTAAAGCGTGCCACCCAATCCATTTTACTGATCGACAAAAGTAAAATGTGCCGAACGGGAGAGGTAAAAATCGGAACGCTGGATGATGTAGAACAGGTCATCTCCAATGTAGATGCAGAGTAA
- the fucO gene encoding lactaldehyde reductase, translating into MNRMILNEMAWFGRGSLDALTDEVIRRGYKKALVVTDKILMECGVAACLIRRLEQAGLDFAVFDAVTPNPTIAIVQQGVAVFRQSEADYLIALGGGSPQDTSKAIGIIINNPEFADVRSLEGVADTRNACVPILAIPTTAGTAAEVTINYVITDEERRRKFVCVDPHAIPAVAFIDADMMDSMPAALKAATGVDALTHAIEGYLTKGAWELTDALHLKAIEVISRSLRASVQGDAAATEDMALGQYIAGMGFSNVGLGLVHGMAHPLGAFYNMPHGVANAILLPYIMRYNAAYTGERFRQIAMAMGLDNALSGPLAQVREQTIQAVIELNRDIGIPSSLSAVGLLADDIPALAAAAFADVCTGGNPREASIDEIMALYHQAC; encoded by the coding sequence ATGAACAGAATGATTTTAAACGAAATGGCGTGGTTTGGGCGCGGTTCACTGGATGCGCTTACCGATGAAGTTATACGGCGGGGATATAAAAAAGCGTTGGTGGTTACCGACAAAATACTGATGGAGTGCGGTGTCGCGGCTTGCCTAATCAGACGCTTGGAACAGGCCGGCCTGGATTTTGCCGTCTTTGATGCGGTAACGCCCAACCCGACAATCGCCATTGTACAACAAGGTGTGGCTGTTTTTCGCCAAAGCGAGGCTGATTATCTCATCGCGCTGGGCGGTGGTTCGCCACAAGATACCAGCAAGGCCATCGGCATTATTATCAATAATCCTGAATTTGCCGATGTGCGCAGTTTAGAAGGGGTGGCTGACACCCGCAACGCTTGCGTACCGATTCTGGCTATTCCAACCACCGCCGGTACTGCGGCAGAAGTGACCATTAACTATGTGATTACCGATGAAGAGCGGCGGCGCAAATTTGTTTGCGTCGACCCTCATGCTATTCCGGCAGTGGCATTTATTGATGCGGACATGATGGACAGTATGCCAGCGGCACTGAAAGCTGCGACCGGGGTTGATGCTTTAACTCACGCCATCGAAGGTTATCTGACCAAAGGTGCGTGGGAATTGACGGATGCTTTGCATCTTAAAGCCATTGAAGTCATCAGCCGTTCACTACGGGCTTCCGTGCAGGGTGATGCCGCCGCCACTGAAGATATGGCTCTTGGGCAGTATATCGCCGGAATGGGATTCTCAAATGTAGGGCTGGGGTTGGTTCATGGTATGGCACACCCTCTGGGGGCGTTTTACAACATGCCGCACGGTGTCGCCAATGCTATTTTACTGCCTTATATCATGCGTTATAACGCCGCTTATACCGGTGAACGCTTCCGTCAAATCGCGATGGCGATGGGCCTCGACAATGCCCTGAGTGGGCCATTGGCACAGGTTCGTGAGCAAACCATTCAGGCAGTAATTGAATTGAACCGTGATATTGGTATTCCGTCATCCCTGAGCGCGGTGGGTCTGCTGGCCGATGATATTCCGGCGCTGGCTGCGGCAGCCTTCGCGGATGTATGTACCGGCGGTAACCCGCGTGAAGCGTCGATTGATGAAATTATGGCGCTGTATCATCAGGCTTGTTAA
- a CDS encoding DeoR/GlpR family DNA-binding transcription regulator, whose amino-acid sequence MLQAERYKIICSHVQQQGSALVTELSVLCQVSQETIRRDLTVLEKKQKLIRSFGGAVALDGPDLSVIDIKETHYSLNAIDRAESFRKRTEEHPDTKMKIAKAALQFIHPGDCILLDNSSSCWFLARQIPDIEITVVTNSVKIIQALACRDKVRIIGIGGEYSARHDDFHGPVAENAIRNFQINTFFFSCQGINQESGVRDGNDINAKLKQVMLQVSGQKILLADSSKFDQYAFCKICMLDEVDILITNRLSSQNYRSDNPKLNIIESDK is encoded by the coding sequence ATGTTACAAGCCGAACGCTATAAAATCATCTGTAGCCATGTGCAGCAGCAAGGCTCAGCGCTGGTAACTGAGTTATCTGTCTTATGCCAGGTCTCGCAAGAAACTATTCGCCGTGACCTGACGGTGCTGGAAAAAAAGCAAAAACTGATCCGTAGCTTTGGTGGTGCGGTGGCACTGGATGGCCCAGACCTATCAGTCATTGATATTAAAGAGACCCACTACAGCCTTAATGCTATTGATCGGGCCGAATCTTTCCGTAAGCGTACGGAGGAACACCCTGATACTAAAATGAAAATTGCTAAAGCAGCGTTACAATTTATTCATCCGGGCGATTGTATTTTACTGGATAACAGTAGCTCTTGTTGGTTTCTGGCACGGCAAATCCCGGACATTGAGATTACTGTCGTCACCAACTCGGTGAAGATTATCCAGGCACTGGCCTGCCGTGACAAAGTACGCATTATTGGTATTGGCGGTGAGTATTCTGCCCGCCATGATGATTTCCATGGCCCGGTGGCGGAGAATGCCATACGCAATTTCCAGATCAATACCTTTTTCTTCTCTTGCCAAGGGATTAATCAGGAAAGTGGGGTGCGTGATGGTAATGACATTAACGCCAAGTTAAAACAAGTTATGCTACAAGTCTCGGGGCAAAAAATATTATTAGCCGACTCCAGTAAATTTGACCAGTACGCATTTTGTAAAATATGTATGCTGGATGAAGTCGATATTCTTATTACGAATAGATTAAGTTCACAAAATTATCGCAGTGATAATCCAAAATTAAATATTATTGAATCAGATAAGTAA
- the fucI gene encoding L-fucose isomerase, translating to MKQTIQLPKIGIRPVIDGRRMGVRESLEEQTMKMARATAEFLQEVVRHPCGTPVECVIADTCIAGMAESAACDDKFSAQNIGLTITVTPCWCYGSETIDMDPFRPKAIWGFNGTERPGAVYLAAALAAHNQKGLPAFSIYGHDVQDANDTRIPADVQEKLLRFTRAGLAVASLKGKSYLSLGGVSMGIAGSIVDHNFFESWLGMKVQAVDMTELRRRIDQKIYDEQELELALSWADKNFKYGPDKNAEQYRRSPESSRAVLRESLQMALCIRDMMQGNPTLATKGFGEEALGYNAIAAGFQGQRHWTDQYPNGDTAEALLNSSFDWNGVREPMVVATENDSLNGVAMLFGHTLTGTAQIFADVRTYWSPEAVQRVTGHQLEGAAEHGIIHLINSGSAALDGTCRQNDAQGKPTIKPHWQVSQQEADACLAATEWCPAIHEYFRGGGFSSRFLTRGGVPFTMSRINLIKGVGPVLQIAEGWSVELPKSVHDTLDKRTDSSWPTTWFAPRLTGKGPFSDVYSVMANWGANHGVLTIGHVGADLITLASMLRIPVCMHNVEEESVYRPTAWGAHGMDIEGQDYRACQNYGPLYKR from the coding sequence ATGAAACAGACAATTCAATTACCTAAAATTGGCATTCGCCCGGTCATTGATGGACGCAGAATGGGCGTACGTGAATCGCTGGAAGAGCAAACCATGAAAATGGCCCGTGCCACCGCAGAGTTTCTGCAAGAAGTGGTACGTCATCCTTGCGGCACGCCCGTTGAATGTGTCATTGCTGATACCTGCATTGCCGGAATGGCAGAATCCGCCGCCTGCGACGATAAATTCAGCGCACAGAATATTGGGCTGACCATCACGGTGACACCTTGTTGGTGCTACGGCAGCGAAACCATTGATATGGACCCGTTCCGCCCGAAAGCTATTTGGGGCTTTAATGGTACCGAACGCCCTGGCGCGGTCTATCTGGCAGCAGCACTGGCGGCGCACAATCAAAAAGGATTGCCAGCCTTCTCCATTTACGGCCATGACGTGCAGGATGCTAATGACACGCGTATTCCTGCTGATGTGCAGGAAAAACTGCTGCGCTTCACTCGTGCAGGTTTAGCGGTTGCCAGCTTAAAGGGCAAAAGTTACCTCTCCCTCGGTGGCGTATCCATGGGGATTGCCGGCTCCATTGTTGACCATAACTTCTTTGAATCCTGGTTAGGAATGAAAGTGCAAGCGGTCGATATGACAGAATTGCGCCGCCGCATTGATCAGAAAATCTATGACGAGCAAGAGCTAGAACTGGCGTTGTCATGGGCGGATAAAAACTTCAAATACGGGCCGGATAAGAACGCAGAACAATACCGCCGTTCACCGGAAAGCAGCCGCGCGGTACTGCGTGAAAGCCTGCAAATGGCGCTCTGTATCCGCGACATGATGCAAGGTAATCCAACGCTGGCAACGAAAGGTTTTGGTGAGGAAGCCTTGGGCTATAACGCCATTGCTGCCGGTTTCCAGGGGCAGCGCCACTGGACAGATCAATATCCAAATGGCGATACCGCTGAAGCCTTGCTGAATAGCTCGTTCGACTGGAACGGCGTGCGTGAACCGATGGTTGTCGCCACCGAAAACGACAGTTTGAACGGCGTGGCAATGCTATTTGGCCATACTCTGACCGGCACCGCGCAGATCTTTGCCGATGTCCGTACCTACTGGTCACCGGAAGCAGTACAACGGGTCACCGGCCATCAACTGGAAGGGGCTGCCGAACACGGCATTATCCATCTGATTAACTCTGGTTCTGCCGCGTTGGACGGCACTTGCCGCCAAAACGATGCGCAGGGTAAACCTACCATCAAACCACACTGGCAAGTGAGCCAACAAGAAGCCGATGCTTGTCTGGCAGCAACCGAATGGTGCCCAGCTATCCATGAATACTTCCGTGGCGGCGGTTTCTCTTCGCGCTTCCTGACCCGTGGCGGTGTGCCATTCACCATGAGCCGTATCAATCTGATTAAAGGTGTCGGGCCGGTATTGCAAATTGCCGAAGGCTGGAGTGTCGAATTACCGAAATCCGTTCACGACACGCTGGACAAACGTACCGATTCAAGTTGGCCAACCACCTGGTTTGCTCCACGCCTGACCGGCAAAGGGCCATTCAGTGATGTTTATTCGGTAATGGCGAACTGGGGAGCTAACCATGGCGTGCTGACCATCGGCCATGTCGGGGCAGACCTGATTACACTCGCCTCAATGTTACGCATCCCGGTATGCATGCATAACGTCGAAGAAGAGAGTGTTTACCGGCCAACTGCGTGGGGCGCGCACGGTATGGATATCGAAGGGCAGGATTACCGTGCCTGCCAAAATTACGGCCCACTATACAAAAGATAA
- a CDS encoding substrate-binding domain-containing protein, producing MKKLILPCLITALISSHAAWADDSKVPQKANKPFTMGVVVKVGGIPWFNVMEQGIKEEGKALGVNAWQVGPTTADPAEQVRAIEDLIAKKVDVIGVVPNDAKVLEPVLKRAQEAGIKVITHESPGQTNADWDFELLDTQSMGANHMKDMAQCMGEEGKYAMFVGSLTVPLVNEWADAAIAYQKAHYPKMVLVEDRFGVAESVDDSMRTANDLLSKHKDLKGIMSFGSQGPIGAGRAIDKRKKNDTTCVFGTFTPGQGIKLLEKGAIDGGYISNPMVAGKVFVQVATAMMNGEPIKDGVKLGDMGEIKTKGNTILSDNPEKLDVENTKRLVKLGL from the coding sequence ATGAAAAAGTTAATCTTACCCTGCTTAATAACCGCATTAATTTCTTCCCATGCTGCCTGGGCGGATGACAGTAAAGTCCCACAAAAAGCCAATAAGCCATTCACTATGGGCGTAGTAGTAAAAGTGGGGGGTATTCCTTGGTTCAATGTGATGGAACAGGGCATTAAAGAAGAAGGTAAAGCTCTGGGTGTTAATGCCTGGCAAGTCGGGCCAACCACCGCAGACCCCGCCGAGCAAGTCCGTGCTATTGAAGACTTGATTGCCAAGAAAGTCGATGTGATTGGTGTGGTGCCAAATGATGCCAAAGTACTGGAACCAGTACTGAAACGGGCGCAGGAAGCAGGCATTAAAGTCATTACTCACGAATCACCAGGCCAAACCAATGCTGACTGGGACTTTGAGCTGTTAGACACCCAAAGCATGGGCGCTAACCATATGAAAGATATGGCGCAATGCATGGGTGAGGAAGGCAAATATGCCATGTTTGTCGGTAGTTTGACTGTGCCACTGGTGAATGAGTGGGCCGATGCTGCCATTGCTTATCAAAAAGCACATTACCCAAAAATGGTCCTGGTTGAAGACCGCTTCGGCGTCGCAGAATCGGTGGATGACTCCATGCGTACCGCCAATGACTTACTTTCTAAACATAAAGATCTGAAAGGCATTATGTCCTTCGGTTCACAAGGCCCGATTGGAGCTGGCCGCGCAATTGATAAACGTAAGAAAAACGACACTACCTGCGTATTCGGTACCTTCACACCGGGTCAAGGCATCAAGCTGTTAGAGAAAGGCGCTATTGATGGCGGCTATATTTCCAATCCAATGGTGGCCGGTAAAGTATTCGTGCAAGTCGCAACCGCCATGATGAACGGCGAGCCAATTAAAGACGGCGTCAAACTGGGCGATATGGGTGAAATCAAAACCAAGGGGAATACCATCCTCAGTGATAACCCGGAAAAACTGGATGTAGAAAATACCAAGCGTCTGGTCAAGCTTGGCCTGTAA
- a CDS encoding L-fuculose-phosphate aldolase, giving the protein MKREALARDIINTCLEMTRLGLNQGTAGNVSVRYQDGFLITPSGIAYDKLTESHIVYIDASGHHEPGKVPSSEWRFHQAVYHTRADANAVVHNHSVHCTAVSILNRPIPAIHYMIAAAGGDDIPCAPYATFGTKALSEHVAVAMKHRKATLLQHHGLIACEENLAKALWLAHEVEVLATLLLAILPIVDEVPVLSKEEISVVLEKFKTYGLRVED; this is encoded by the coding sequence ATGAAGAGAGAAGCACTGGCGCGCGATATTATCAATACTTGCCTGGAAATGACCCGCTTAGGGTTGAATCAAGGGACGGCTGGCAATGTTAGTGTGCGCTATCAGGATGGGTTTTTAATTACGCCTTCCGGTATTGCCTACGACAAGCTTACGGAGTCGCATATTGTTTATATCGATGCCAGCGGTCACCATGAGCCTGGCAAAGTCCCTTCCAGTGAGTGGCGTTTTCATCAGGCGGTTTATCATACCCGGGCAGACGCCAATGCGGTGGTACACAACCACTCGGTTCATTGCACCGCAGTATCAATTCTTAACCGCCCGATCCCTGCGATTCATTACATGATTGCTGCTGCCGGTGGCGATGATATCCCCTGCGCGCCCTACGCCACTTTTGGTACTAAAGCGCTGTCTGAACATGTCGCCGTGGCGATGAAGCACCGCAAGGCCACGCTGTTGCAGCACCATGGCCTGATTGCATGTGAGGAGAATTTAGCCAAAGCGTTGTGGCTTGCCCATGAAGTCGAGGTGTTGGCAACACTGCTGCTGGCTATCTTGCCGATTGTCGATGAGGTGCCGGTGTTATCCAAAGAAGAGATCAGCGTGGTACTGGAGAAATTCAAAACCTACGGTTTACGGGTTGAAGATTAG